In Anopheles bellator chromosome 2, idAnoBellAS_SP24_06.2, whole genome shotgun sequence, the genomic stretch aaTAAAAGATTTCAAAATACAGTTCATACCAATCAAGTATACATAGTATTGAATATAATATTACAGAGTGTCCACCCTCTTCAAACGTTCATCTGTCCATATAATTATAGAGCTTTGTGGTTCTTCAGGATTTCGGAAGTGTTCGCGGATTACTTTCACGCCGTTGGGTAACTGCCACTACTGGTTCCGCTAATTTAGACACTTGTTGGTGAGACAACCTGCAAATCACAAAGTCATTGTTATCggggtttcacttttgctcATCTTCTGATCGTTGAGTGAGTAATAAGTGGAATAAGCAGAAAAATGTTGCTGCTTTTCCAGAAATGATATTTCACCATTAATATATTATAACATTGAAACGGATGGAAGTATTCTGCTCTgcttaaaatcaaacaatataGTACAGCTgaattaaaactaaaatataTGAACGCCCCACAGTCAAATATCATTCCAATGATCAACTGAGCACTCTTCTCACGTGTCTGTTGCGGATCAGTAACTGTTCTCAACCTCAATCACCGCTCAGTATTAAACTCGCCCACTTATTCTGCCTCCATTCAGAACCGTATTTGATCTATGCACTAAAGGTGGCCTTCGCAGGAATCTTCAATCATTGTGCGTCCGGATTAGAAAAGTAAGGTTTGCGCGACACACTGAACGGTCGACACCATTGTTGGGAAGTTCCGAAGCCAGCGTCACTCGTCACTCGAAACGTAACTCGCGTTCGTAGATATTTTCCAGGgtgattccattttttccataaTAGCATGAGCTCGGTAAACATTGCTACACCAATTGTTATTACTTTCCAGACCGTATTGCTATTGCCTTTTCCGCGGCTCATTCCATCAGTTCCTCCTCCATTATCCCTTCAAAAGGCCGTGCGCGCTCGCGCTCAGAATAAAGGACAAAGTTTGTGATAAGTATTGGTTTGAAGGGGCAATTTCCGCAGAATGGGCGTGTTGGTGCTCGCACTGGAaaatttcggtttcttttgttgtttactGGTGGGTGTGTTGTGACATTGTGTACTTTGTCGAATGAAGAATGCAACAATTCATGCCGGTGCTATGGGGGAGAGGCATCTCCATCCATCATCCGTCGCCGTTGACTGTCCTCTTACTACCGCCGCGCCACTGCAACCCCCAACATCGAATGGCGCCTACCAAAGTCAGCCAACAATGAGCTGCTCACGAAATACTGCAGCTACTTTTCTCCACCGTGTTACCGTTTTCCCTTTCAATTTGACCGATCAGCAGCGAGAAGATGTCGGCAACAGACTGTGGACAGAATAGGGCACCGTATAATTAGTACACACTGGAATAAACTTGTAAACCATCTACGTTCGCTGGTTCTTACTTCATTCTGCTTGGCGGAGGTCTCCAAAAATTGTGCCTTCCACGAGTCGGCAAGCCGTCGACCGTCTTCGGTCGGTACAGTGCGCTCTTGATGCAAGTCCGTTTTGTTCCCCACAAGCACGACCGGAACGCTGAAGAGATCGGAACGGGACGGTAAtagaaaaatgtgtcctttGGGGCATTCTGGTGCTGAATTTGGAATACTCACTATGCCTTCCCCATTATATCGAGTAGCTTATCGTAGagaatttttatcacttcgAAAGAGCGCTGGCTGGTGATGGAGTACACGAGTACGTAGCCGTGAAAGTCCATGCTGTACTGGGCGGGGAAAATGCTGTACTCATCCTGACCGGCCGTGTCTACCAATCGAATTTCATAGTCCAGTGATTGAATGCGCGTCTTTTTGGTGAATGCTGAAAGTGTCGGACCCCGGAATGGTGTTACGAATTTCTGTTACACTACGGCCACGTAATACTTACTATTTTCGATTGTTGGATCATAGGAATCAACGAATTGACCTTCGACAAACTGTATGCTTAGGGAGGATTTTCCTACGGCAAAAACAGATAGTACAAGAAACGCTCGGTTAAGGACCATTGATGGGTATCAAGAAAAGGACAACACGCTCAACAGCGAGACAGAGACAGTGCATTATTCACTCCGTGCTACGCCAGGACCTCGCGTCGTATGTGGGTAACTAGATTGCATACTATGACCAATACTCGCTTCATTGATAAATGTCGTAATGACGCACCAGCAATGGCGACATAGAGCCGGCTCTGCCGCATAATCGCGCCCATGGCATAATAGCCGTCGGGGCGGAAGCAACTGACCGGAACTCTTCTTTCAAGATAACCACTACGAACTCTAATACGTTCTTTCGTATTTCAAGGTCGATTGAACAGTACAGTTTTAACTTGCTtttggtttgcgttttgctTGGGTTTCGAGTCCAATGGTCACTGGGACAGAAGCAAGGCCACACATCGATGGTATAattgtatatatatatatacatatatatatatatatatgatggcgatggcatatatatatagatatatataGGTGTTGTTTTTAGTGCAACTGCGGTAACGCTGTTTGATAGGAGTACTTACCTACGGAACGATACCCCATCATGGCAACATTTCGCTGTTTGAACGACATTTTTGCACTTTAAAATGTACACGCCTTCGCTTCGCTCTTCACTACGCTCACTATCGTGCGCACTGTTTCCACCACAATTGTGGCCTCTGGATCGATTTTACGATCTAATCGCAAAAGCGcagccaccaacaacaatctTGTACGCTGGATTTGTTTCGTCCCGTTACTTGAATTCTACTCAATAGCACGTGTTTTCAGCCAAAACTCCAAACCTCTTAAAGCAGAACAAAGAAATCCCGTCGCCCGCGGTCAAATCACCAAATGGAACGGGTCCGTGGCCACCAAACTAAACTTTTCTCTCGAATGCCACTGCGCAAATTTAACACTTCGTTCCGAATCGTTTCTTTCTGCACCCTAGCTCGAGTGAGCAACTTCCAGAGGCTTGAGTAGAGGTCCGAAACGCTATTCAAACAAATCGAGACAATTTTCACGGCAGTTGCTCCTTTTTGCGTGCCAAGCGAACGAAATCGTTGGTAAAGATGGCAGATCCGTTCTATGTGGCTGTGAAGGCAAAACAGGCTCTTCTGCGTTCTTATTTTGAATTCCCACGCAACTGTTGGCAACCCTGGAATCTCGCTGTCAGTGGCGAAGTGTGGTGAGTTTCGGCTACTTGTTGTGTATTTATTCGTCTTTACCGAACATGTTTAAAAAATCTCTACgaacattttcactttttaacaataaaaaatgacGTTAGTCATTTAAATAAtgtggaaatttaaattaagc encodes the following:
- the LOC131211584 gene encoding GTP-binding protein Rheb homolog, producing the protein MSFKQRNVAMMGYRSVGKSSLSIQFVEGQFVDSYDPTIENTFTKKTRIQSLDYEIRLVDTAGQDEYSIFPAQYSMDFHGYVLVYSITSQRSFEVIKILYDKLLDIMGKAYVPVVLVGNKTDLHQERTVPTEDGRRLADSWKAQFLETSAKQNESVADIFSLLIGQIERENGNTVEKSSCSIS